One region of Esox lucius isolate fEsoLuc1 chromosome 17, fEsoLuc1.pri, whole genome shotgun sequence genomic DNA includes:
- the LOC105017138 gene encoding amphoterin-induced protein 1 isoform X2 — protein MPVHDMATVAATSSKPVTCHKTCLCASNIVSCSKLNQTEIPTALPRYTAVLDLSFNQITKLKAEWTPVELIKLHSLLLSHNRLIFISSEAFVHVTQLRYLDLSSNCLKILEEYIFEPLVHLEVLLLYNNHISQIDRTAFSGLSSLQKLYLSQNQIQRFPLELVKERNRLEKLMLLDVSTNRVKLLPIHELQILPAWIKNGLYFHNNPLPCSCELYSMLARWHLQDLSSAIDFRDDHTCLLPGTQKKKALTLELNRIHLNCSAVTITNEVAYLEQFLTLECDTRQRDMLKSWVLPGNVQMSSRNQSAMVLSDGSLQIGPLTLEDSGVYTCYAMGDYLNETLYVTVVVHNTTQAGGQEGMKTAYTTLVGCLASAVMVVIYLYLTPCRCLCCPGQGLDNRAPGDSLHSSTVSVSPTHEGTAPEGLGGRGGAFDNPPFNRHVGFLDPKSLLEQNGRLSPCGEEDEEWREEDRMRQGQRRRSDAESLSSVCSDTPIVV, from the exons atgCCTGTGCATGACATG GCTACAGTGGCAGCAACCAGCTCGAAACCTGTCACCTGCCACAAAACCTGTTTGTGCGCCAGCAACATTGTCAGTTGCTCCAAGCTGAACCAGACCGAAATCCCCACGGCTCTCCCTCGCTACACCGCTGTGCTGGACCTCAGCTTCAATCAAATCACTAAGCTGAAAGCTGAATGGACCCCGGTTGAGCTCATCAAGCTGCACAGCCTCCTGCTCAGCCACAACCGCCTCATCTTCATTTCCTCTGAGGCCTTTGTTCACGTCACACAGCTGCGCTACCTAGACCTGTCCTCCAACTGCCTGAAGATCCTGGAGGAGTACATCTTTGAGCCCCTGGTGCACCTGGAGGTTCTGCTGCTCTATAATAACCACATCTCCCAGATCGATCGCACCGCTTTCTCTGGCCTCAGTAGCTTGCAGAAGCTCTACCTCAGCCAGAACCAGATCCAACGCTTCCCCCTGGAGCTCGTCAAGGAGAGGAACCGGCTAGAGAAGCTCATGCTCCTCGACGTGTCTACCAACCGGGTCAAACTGCTGCCCATCCATGAGCTCCAGATACTGCCTGCCTGGATCAAGAACGGTCTTTACTTCCATAACAACCCACTGCCCTGCAGCTGTGAGCTGTACAGCATGCTGGCCCGCTGGCACCTTCAGGACCTCAGCTCTGCCATTGACTTCAGAGACGATCACACCTGCCTCCTCCCAGGCACGCAGAAGAAGAAAGCACTCACCTTGGAGCTAAACAGGATACATCTGAACTGCAGTGCAGTGACCATCACTAATGAGGTGGCCTATCTGGAGCAGTTCCTGACCTTAGAATGTGACACCAGGCAGAGGGACATGCTGAAGAGCTGGGTTCTGCCTGGCAATGTGCAGATGTCCTCTAGGAACCAGAGTGCCATGGTCCTCAGCGACGGAAGCCTGCAAATCGGCCCCCTCACACTGGAGGATTCGGGGGTCTACACCTGCTACGCCATGGGGGACTACCTCAATGAAACCCTGTATGTGACTGTGGTGGTGCACAACACCACTCAGGCTGGAGGGCAGGAGGGCATGAAGACAGCCTACACCACGCTGGTGGGTTGTCTGGCCAGTGCAGTAATGGTGGTGATCTACCTCTACCTTACACCCTGTCGCTGCCTCTGCTGCCCGGGCCAGGGGCTGGACAATAGGGCCCCTGGGGACAGCCTCCACTCCTCCACCGTTAGCGTCTCCCCAACCCACGAGGGCACGGCCCCGGAGGGGCtcggagggagagggggggccTTTGACAATCCTCCGTTCAACAGGCATGTGGGCTTCCTGGACCCCAAAAGCCTGCTGGAGCAGAATGGGAGACTGAGCCCATGtggggaggaggacgaggagtggcgagaggaggacagaatgaggcagggacagaggaggaggtcGGACGCTGAGTCTTTAAGCTCTGTGTGCTCCGACACCCCTATCGTGGTGTAA
- the LOC105017138 gene encoding amphoterin-induced protein 1 isoform X1 encodes MPVHDMVGCQLCGSHTAISRIYIKGLFILLVLTLLQATVAATSSKPVTCHKTCLCASNIVSCSKLNQTEIPTALPRYTAVLDLSFNQITKLKAEWTPVELIKLHSLLLSHNRLIFISSEAFVHVTQLRYLDLSSNCLKILEEYIFEPLVHLEVLLLYNNHISQIDRTAFSGLSSLQKLYLSQNQIQRFPLELVKERNRLEKLMLLDVSTNRVKLLPIHELQILPAWIKNGLYFHNNPLPCSCELYSMLARWHLQDLSSAIDFRDDHTCLLPGTQKKKALTLELNRIHLNCSAVTITNEVAYLEQFLTLECDTRQRDMLKSWVLPGNVQMSSRNQSAMVLSDGSLQIGPLTLEDSGVYTCYAMGDYLNETLYVTVVVHNTTQAGGQEGMKTAYTTLVGCLASAVMVVIYLYLTPCRCLCCPGQGLDNRAPGDSLHSSTVSVSPTHEGTAPEGLGGRGGAFDNPPFNRHVGFLDPKSLLEQNGRLSPCGEEDEEWREEDRMRQGQRRRSDAESLSSVCSDTPIVV; translated from the coding sequence atgCCTGTGCATGACATGGTGGGTTGTCAACTCTGTGGTTCCCACACTGCCATATCAAGAATTTATATTAAGGGTCTTTTCATCCTCCTGGTCCTGACTCTGCTACAGGCTACAGTGGCAGCAACCAGCTCGAAACCTGTCACCTGCCACAAAACCTGTTTGTGCGCCAGCAACATTGTCAGTTGCTCCAAGCTGAACCAGACCGAAATCCCCACGGCTCTCCCTCGCTACACCGCTGTGCTGGACCTCAGCTTCAATCAAATCACTAAGCTGAAAGCTGAATGGACCCCGGTTGAGCTCATCAAGCTGCACAGCCTCCTGCTCAGCCACAACCGCCTCATCTTCATTTCCTCTGAGGCCTTTGTTCACGTCACACAGCTGCGCTACCTAGACCTGTCCTCCAACTGCCTGAAGATCCTGGAGGAGTACATCTTTGAGCCCCTGGTGCACCTGGAGGTTCTGCTGCTCTATAATAACCACATCTCCCAGATCGATCGCACCGCTTTCTCTGGCCTCAGTAGCTTGCAGAAGCTCTACCTCAGCCAGAACCAGATCCAACGCTTCCCCCTGGAGCTCGTCAAGGAGAGGAACCGGCTAGAGAAGCTCATGCTCCTCGACGTGTCTACCAACCGGGTCAAACTGCTGCCCATCCATGAGCTCCAGATACTGCCTGCCTGGATCAAGAACGGTCTTTACTTCCATAACAACCCACTGCCCTGCAGCTGTGAGCTGTACAGCATGCTGGCCCGCTGGCACCTTCAGGACCTCAGCTCTGCCATTGACTTCAGAGACGATCACACCTGCCTCCTCCCAGGCACGCAGAAGAAGAAAGCACTCACCTTGGAGCTAAACAGGATACATCTGAACTGCAGTGCAGTGACCATCACTAATGAGGTGGCCTATCTGGAGCAGTTCCTGACCTTAGAATGTGACACCAGGCAGAGGGACATGCTGAAGAGCTGGGTTCTGCCTGGCAATGTGCAGATGTCCTCTAGGAACCAGAGTGCCATGGTCCTCAGCGACGGAAGCCTGCAAATCGGCCCCCTCACACTGGAGGATTCGGGGGTCTACACCTGCTACGCCATGGGGGACTACCTCAATGAAACCCTGTATGTGACTGTGGTGGTGCACAACACCACTCAGGCTGGAGGGCAGGAGGGCATGAAGACAGCCTACACCACGCTGGTGGGTTGTCTGGCCAGTGCAGTAATGGTGGTGATCTACCTCTACCTTACACCCTGTCGCTGCCTCTGCTGCCCGGGCCAGGGGCTGGACAATAGGGCCCCTGGGGACAGCCTCCACTCCTCCACCGTTAGCGTCTCCCCAACCCACGAGGGCACGGCCCCGGAGGGGCtcggagggagagggggggccTTTGACAATCCTCCGTTCAACAGGCATGTGGGCTTCCTGGACCCCAAAAGCCTGCTGGAGCAGAATGGGAGACTGAGCCCATGtggggaggaggacgaggagtggcgagaggaggacagaatgaggcagggacagaggaggaggtcGGACGCTGAGTCTTTAAGCTCTGTGTGCTCCGACACCCCTATCGTGGTGTAA
- the LOC105017140 gene encoding G-protein coupled receptor 61, whose amino-acid sequence MEPLWNSSPPVPQPNTSASESPEGMALSQSLALLAMLLMDLLAVVGNGAVMAVIAKAPQLRKFAFVFHLCLVDLLAALVLMPLGMLSGRAFFGEALCRSYLFLSVCLVSAAILSISAINVERYYYVIHPMRYEVKMTLGLVASVLVGIWVKALAMSALPLLAWALQGGRTSLLEGAGVGGGGVPSPPAQGNRRCSLHWTGGGSNRVAFMVLFTLVYFLCPLLVILVVYCSMFKVARVAAMHHGPLPTWMDTPRRRRSESLSSRSTMVTSSGTGTGTGAGRDTPQRTFGGGKAAAVLAAVGGQFLCCWLPYFSFHLYSALASSPPATLAPLEEVVTWIGYFCFTSNPFFYGCLNRQIREELGKHVPCLFRRATGEEDRLPSREGSIEENFLQFLQGTGCNLDPQDSHSTSSPKGEACRPLAQSKPQSPLPPQPIPMDFRIPGQIAEETAEFLQQHQIKNNHIISNS is encoded by the coding sequence ATGGAGCCGTTGTGGAACTCCTCCCCCCCCGTCCCACAGCCCAACACCTCTGCCTCAGAGTCACCCGAGGGCATGGCTCTGTCCCAGTCCCTAGCGCTGCTCGCCATGCTGCTCATGGACCTGCTGGCCGTGGTGGGCAACGGCGCCGTAATGGCTGTCATTGCCAAGGCCCCACAGCTCCGGAAGTTTGCCTTTGTCTTCCATTTGTGCCTGGTGGACCTGCTAGCGGCCTTGGTGCTGATGCCCCTGGGCATGCTCTCGGGCCGGGCCTTCTTTGGCGAGGCCCTGTGCCGGAGCTACCTCTTTCTCAGTGTGTGCCTAGTCAGTGCCGccatcctctccatctctgccATTAATGTGGAGCGTTACTACTACGTCATCCACCCCATGCGCTACGAGGTGAAGATGACCCTGGGCCTGGTGGCCTCGGTGCTGGTGGGGATATGGGTCAAAGCCCTGGCAATGTCTGCCCTGCCCCTGCTGGCCTGGGCCTTACAGGGTGGGAGGACTTCACTTCTGGAGGGAGCTGgtgttgggggagggggtgtcCCCTCACCCCCTGCTCAGGGTAACAGGCGCTGCTCCTTGCACTGGACGGGGGGTGGTTCGAACCGCGTGGCCTTCATGGTCTTGTTCACACTGGTGTATTTCCTGTGCCCGCTGCTCGTCATCCTGGTGGTATACTGCAGCATGTTCAAGGTGGCACGGGTGGCAGCCATGCACCACGGCCCCCTGCCCACCTGGATGGACACGCCCCGGCGGCGGCGCTCCGAGTCGCTCAGCAGCCGCTCCACCATGGTGACCAGCTCAGGGACGGGCACAGGGACCGGGGCGGGCCGAGACACCCCCCAGCGCACCTTCGGTGGGGGCAAAGCGGCAGCGGTGTTAGCAGCAGTGGGAGGACAGTTCCTGTGCTGCTGGCTGCCCTACTTCTCCTTCCACCTGTACTCAGCTCTGGCCTCGAGCCCTCCAGCCACGTTAGCCCCTTTGGAAGAGGTGGTCACCTGGATCGGTTACTTCTGCTTTACCTCAAACCCATTCTTCTATGGCTGTCTGAACCGGCAGATCCGGGAGGAGCTGGGCAAGCATGTGCCTTGCCTGTTCCGCCGGGCGACAGGGGAGGAGGACCGACTGCCCAGCCGTGAGGGATCTATAGAGGAGAATTTCCTGCAGTTCCTCCAGGGCACTGGCTGCAACCTGGATCCCCAGGACTCCCACAGCACCTCCAGTCCTAAGGGAGAGGCCTGCCGGCCCCTGGCCCAGTCCAAGCCTCAGTCACCTCTGCCTCCACAACCCATACCCATGGACTTCCGCATCCCAGGACAGATTGCAGAGGAAACAGCAGAGTTCCTTCAGCAACACCAGATAAAAAACAACCACATCATATCAAACAGTTAG